A single Ketogulonicigenium vulgare WSH-001 DNA region contains:
- the gorA gene encoding glutathione-disulfide reductase, whose translation MAYDYDLFVIGGGSGGVRAARMAAAAGARVALAEDDRMGGTCVIRGCVPKKLMVYASSFAELPLEAAAFGWEFGEGTFDWARFRTSLNAELDRLEGVYERLLSGSGVTTYKARGAIAGPNEVRLSSGESFTAGHILIATGGRPQRPEMQNAGLGLVSDDVFALPNLPGRMLIIGGGYVASEFAGVFNGFGTRVTQAYRGAQILRGFDGEARDHVAAGMQRRGIDLRLNTEIAAMGPAGNPDQPAPEGYRGPIAVRFSDGREEEFDTVLFATGRNPNTRDLGLSAVGITLGARGEVPVDQYSQTSVPSIYAVGDVTDRAALTPVAIREAMCFVDTVFRGTPTAMDHSLVATAVFTQPEIGTVGLSEEDARARGPIEVYATTFKPMRSAFAGGEERVLMKLVVDQATRKVLGVHIVAPEAGEMIQLAAIAVTMGATKEDFDRTVAVHPTMAEELVTLRNVTRM comes from the coding sequence ATGGCATATGATTACGATCTTTTCGTCATTGGTGGCGGCTCGGGCGGGGTGAGGGCTGCGCGTATGGCGGCTGCGGCGGGCGCGCGTGTTGCGCTGGCCGAGGACGACCGTATGGGCGGCACCTGCGTCATTCGCGGCTGCGTTCCCAAAAAGCTGATGGTCTACGCATCTAGCTTTGCAGAGCTGCCGCTGGAAGCGGCCGCCTTTGGCTGGGAATTTGGCGAAGGCACGTTCGATTGGGCGCGGTTCCGCACCAGCCTGAATGCCGAGCTTGACCGGCTCGAGGGCGTATACGAGCGCCTGTTGTCCGGCTCGGGCGTCACCACCTATAAGGCGCGCGGCGCAATCGCCGGCCCGAACGAGGTGCGCCTGTCGAGCGGCGAGAGTTTCACCGCCGGCCATATCCTGATCGCCACCGGCGGCCGCCCGCAACGGCCCGAAATGCAGAACGCGGGCTTGGGCCTGGTGTCGGATGATGTCTTTGCGCTGCCCAACCTGCCGGGGCGGATGCTGATCATCGGGGGCGGCTATGTCGCCAGTGAATTTGCAGGCGTTTTCAATGGCTTTGGCACGCGCGTGACGCAGGCCTATCGCGGCGCGCAGATCCTGCGCGGCTTTGATGGCGAGGCGCGCGACCACGTCGCTGCCGGGATGCAGCGGCGCGGCATTGACCTGCGTCTGAATACCGAAATCGCCGCCATGGGTCCCGCAGGAAACCCCGACCAGCCTGCCCCCGAGGGGTACCGCGGACCAATTGCCGTGCGGTTCAGCGACGGGCGCGAGGAAGAATTCGATACCGTCTTGTTTGCCACCGGCCGCAATCCGAATACGCGTGATCTCGGCCTGTCGGCGGTCGGCATCACGCTCGGCGCGCGGGGCGAGGTGCCTGTGGATCAGTATTCGCAGACCAGCGTGCCCTCGATCTATGCTGTGGGCGATGTGACCGACCGCGCGGCATTGACGCCCGTCGCGATCCGCGAGGCGATGTGCTTTGTCGATACGGTTTTCCGTGGTACGCCGACTGCGATGGATCACAGCCTTGTCGCGACTGCGGTATTCACGCAGCCCGAGATCGGCACCGTGGGCCTGTCCGAGGAAGACGCCCGCGCGCGCGGCCCGATCGAGGTCTATGCCACCACCTTCAAGCCGATGCGTTCCGCCTTTGCAGGCGGCGAAGAGCGGGTGCTGATGAAGCTGGTCGTCGATCAGGCGACGCGCAAGGTGCTGGGCGTTCATATTGTCGCGCCCGAGGCGGGCGAGATGATCCAACTTGCGGCAATTGCCGTGACGATGGGGGCCACCAAGGAGGATTTCGACCGCACGGTCGCGGTCCATCCGACGATGGCGGAGGAACTGGTCACGCTACGCAATGTGACCCGTATGTAG
- the hflK gene encoding FtsH protease activity modulator HflK: MSGNNGGPWGGGGNRGNGEEDNRPTGNNNGPRRPGNNEGGNVPELDALMNRGREQLRVLMGGNGGGNGQGGNGRGQMPRPKMNRGIIIAGVVGAIGLWAFSSFYTVRPEEQSVELFLGSYHQIGEPGLNFAPWPLITHTVVNTTSERTEIVGASTAGSAASGAGLMLTTDSNIVDIGFQVVWNINDPAKLLFNIADPQLTVNAVSESVMREIIAASLLSPILNRDRGLIADTARERIQAILDEYDSGIAIIRVNLERADPPLEVIDSFREVQAAEQERDRLEREADAYSNRVMAASRGQAAQVIEGAEAYRAQTVNQALGEASRFNSVRVEYELAPDVTRQRLYLETVESVLSSTGAVVLDPSLTGAGNGVVPLLPLTDMMNTNNAAGAVVGTTNGQGN; this comes from the coding sequence ATGTCTGGAAACAACGGGGGCCCCTGGGGCGGCGGCGGAAATCGTGGCAATGGGGAAGAGGATAATCGGCCAACGGGGAATAATAACGGCCCCCGTCGTCCGGGTAATAACGAAGGGGGCAATGTCCCCGAACTTGACGCGCTGATGAATCGCGGACGCGAGCAGTTGCGCGTTCTGATGGGCGGAAATGGCGGCGGCAACGGGCAGGGCGGCAATGGTCGTGGCCAGATGCCCCGTCCGAAAATGAATCGCGGTATCATCATCGCGGGTGTCGTTGGTGCGATTGGCCTGTGGGCCTTTTCGTCGTTCTATACGGTGCGCCCCGAAGAGCAGTCGGTTGAGCTGTTCCTTGGCAGCTATCACCAGATCGGCGAGCCCGGCCTGAACTTTGCGCCTTGGCCGCTCATCACGCATACCGTCGTCAACACCACGTCCGAGCGGACCGAAATCGTCGGTGCATCGACCGCAGGGTCGGCGGCGTCGGGTGCGGGTCTGATGCTGACCACCGATTCCAATATCGTTGATATCGGCTTCCAAGTGGTCTGGAACATCAATGATCCGGCCAAGCTGCTGTTCAATATCGCAGATCCGCAGTTGACCGTGAATGCTGTCTCGGAATCCGTCATGCGCGAGATTATCGCCGCATCGCTGCTGTCGCCCATTCTGAACCGCGACCGCGGCCTGATTGCCGACACCGCGCGCGAGCGTATTCAGGCGATCCTTGACGAATATGACAGCGGCATCGCCATCATCCGTGTCAACCTCGAGCGCGCCGACCCGCCGCTGGAAGTCATCGACAGCTTCCGCGAAGTGCAGGCCGCCGAGCAGGAGCGTGACCGGTTGGAGCGTGAGGCCGATGCCTATTCGAACCGCGTCATGGCCGCATCGCGCGGTCAGGCTGCCCAGGTGATCGAAGGGGCCGAGGCGTACCGCGCGCAAACCGTCAACCAGGCTTTGGGTGAGGCATCGCGCTTTAACTCGGTCCGGGTCGAATATGAACTGGCACCGGATGTGACGCGTCAACGTCTGTATCTGGAAACGGTGGAAAGCGTCCTCAGCAGCACAGGCGCGGTTGTGCTTGACCCGTCGCTGACAGGCGCGGGCAATGGTGTCGTGCCGCTGCTGCCGCTGACGGATATGATGAACACGAACAATGCAGCCGGCGCAGTGGTCGGAACGACGAACGGTCAGGGGAACTAA
- the hflC gene encoding protease modulator HflC: MKSSTGIGLLIGVAVIAFVAANSIFVVDEREKALVLQFGQIRDVRETPGIGFKLPFIQDVVKYDDRILSLDTDTIEVTPSDDRRLVVDAFARYRIADVVRFRQAVGTGGLRLAEDRLQSILNSQIREVLGANQVTSDTILSSDRGELMNRIRDRARNAAASMGLDVVDVRLKQTNLPSQNLDATFARMRAERQREATDEVARGNEAAQRVRALADRTVTETISEAEREANVVRGEADAEAARVFADAYGADPAFFAFYRSMQAYQTALTQGNTRMVLTPDNEFFNYLYSSDGPASAQQ, translated from the coding sequence ATGAAAAGCTCTACCGGAATTGGACTGTTGATCGGCGTCGCTGTTATTGCTTTTGTCGCCGCAAATTCGATTTTCGTCGTGGACGAGCGTGAAAAAGCGCTGGTGCTGCAGTTCGGTCAGATCCGTGACGTGCGCGAGACGCCCGGCATCGGCTTTAAGCTGCCGTTCATTCAGGATGTGGTCAAATATGACGACCGTATCCTGTCGCTGGACACGGACACGATCGAAGTCACCCCCTCTGATGACCGCCGTTTGGTCGTTGACGCCTTTGCCCGTTATCGCATCGCCGATGTGGTGCGGTTCCGCCAAGCGGTGGGCACCGGCGGTTTGCGTCTGGCCGAAGATCGTCTGCAATCCATCCTGAACTCGCAAATCCGCGAAGTCTTGGGGGCAAATCAGGTGACCTCGGATACGATCCTGTCGTCGGATCGGGGCGAGCTGATGAACCGCATCCGTGATCGCGCGCGCAATGCCGCCGCGAGCATGGGTCTGGACGTGGTTGATGTGCGTCTGAAACAGACGAACCTGCCCAGCCAGAACCTGGACGCGACCTTTGCCCGTATGCGGGCCGAGCGTCAGCGCGAGGCCACGGACGAGGTGGCGCGCGGTAACGAAGCCGCACAGCGTGTGCGCGCCTTGGCGGATCGTACCGTGACCGAGACGATCTCGGAAGCCGAGCGCGAGGCCAATGTCGTGCGCGGTGAGGCGGATGCAGAAGCGGCCCGTGTCTTTGCCGACGCTTACGGCGCAGATCCGGCATTCTTCGCCTTCTACCGCTCGATGCAGGCCTATCAGACTGCGCTGACGCAGGGGAATACCCGCATGGTGCTGACCCCGGATAACGAGTTCTTTAACTACCTTTACTCGTCGGACGGCCCGGCTAGCGCACAGCAATAA
- a CDS encoding Do family serine endopeptidase, translating into MLGSALTMALLPQVLPAQEVVTPVQALTPEQSPVEMRPLSFADLAEQVSPAVVNITTSMLVAAPGGNNPAEGTPFEDFFRQFGPRSGEQAPTQRANALGSGFVISADGYIVTNNHVIADADQIQIEFFSGDSLPATVVGTDPNTDIALLKVEASDLPYVEFGDSSETAARVGDWVMAMGNPLGQGFSVSAGIISARNRALSGTYDDYIQTDAAINRGNSGGPLFNMEGQVIGVNTAILSPNGGSIGIGFAMSSEVVSGVVGQLREFGETRRGWLGARVQAVTQDMVGALPGLENARGALISDVPEGPAREAGLQAGDVVLTFDGATVTDSRGFVQMIGAAGADQTVTLGVLRDGETFDLAVTLGRREEAEGQLTPQGLPTEQSQYEGLGLTLSQITPQIAQQFNLGTDTGLVITEIDPASEAAARGLAVGDVVSDVANTPVATPAQVEEIVTAARESGRTSVMLLVRRGGDPRFVALPLE; encoded by the coding sequence ATGCTCGGCAGTGCCCTGACGATGGCATTGCTGCCGCAAGTTCTGCCCGCGCAAGAGGTCGTGACCCCCGTTCAGGCCCTGACGCCTGAGCAATCCCCCGTCGAAATGCGCCCGCTGTCCTTTGCCGATCTGGCCGAACAGGTCAGCCCCGCCGTGGTGAATATTACCACCAGTATGCTTGTGGCCGCGCCGGGTGGAAACAACCCCGCCGAGGGCACCCCGTTCGAAGATTTCTTCCGTCAGTTCGGCCCCCGTTCGGGCGAGCAGGCCCCGACGCAACGCGCCAATGCATTGGGTTCGGGTTTCGTGATTTCGGCGGATGGTTATATCGTCACGAACAACCACGTGATCGCCGATGCCGATCAGATCCAGATTGAATTCTTCTCAGGCGACAGCCTGCCTGCCACTGTGGTTGGCACCGATCCGAACACCGATATCGCGCTGCTCAAGGTCGAGGCGAGCGATCTGCCCTATGTTGAATTCGGCGATTCCAGCGAAACTGCGGCGCGCGTCGGCGACTGGGTCATGGCGATGGGTAACCCGCTGGGGCAGGGCTTCTCGGTCTCGGCCGGGATCATCTCGGCCCGCAACCGGGCGCTGTCTGGCACCTATGACGATTACATCCAGACCGATGCGGCGATTAACCGGGGCAACTCGGGCGGGCCGCTGTTCAATATGGAAGGTCAGGTGATCGGCGTGAACACCGCGATCCTGTCGCCCAACGGCGGCTCGATCGGGATCGGCTTTGCCATGTCCTCCGAGGTGGTCAGCGGCGTCGTTGGCCAGTTGCGCGAATTTGGCGAAACCCGTCGGGGTTGGCTGGGTGCGCGCGTGCAGGCCGTGACGCAGGATATGGTCGGCGCGCTGCCGGGGCTAGAGAATGCACGCGGCGCGTTGATCTCTGACGTGCCCGAGGGTCCGGCCCGCGAGGCTGGCCTGCAGGCTGGCGATGTTGTGCTGACCTTTGACGGCGCGACGGTCACGGATTCGCGCGGCTTTGTGCAGATGATCGGGGCAGCCGGTGCGGATCAGACCGTGACGCTGGGCGTGCTGCGCGATGGCGAAACATTTGATCTGGCGGTGACTTTGGGGCGCCGCGAAGAGGCCGAGGGCCAGCTAACCCCGCAGGGCCTGCCGACCGAACAGTCGCAGTATGAGGGCCTTGGCCTGACCCTGTCGCAGATCACGCCGCAAATCGCGCAGCAATTCAACCTCGGCACCGATACCGGTCTGGTCATCACCGAGATTGATCCCGCAAGCGAAGCCGCTGCGCGCGGTCTGGCGGTGGGCGATGTCGTCAGCGATGTCGCGAACACCCCTGTCGCAACCCCCGCACAGGTCGAAGAGATCGTGACAGCGGCGCGCGAATCCGGTCGCACCTCGGTCATGCTGCTGGTGCGTCGCGGTGGCGATCCGCGTTTCGTGGCACTGCCGCTGGAATAA
- a CDS encoding 2Fe-2S iron-sulfur cluster-binding protein yields the protein MARITYVEFNGTEHVVDVPTGLTVMEGARDNGIPGIEADCGGACSCSTCHVYVDPAWVDQLPQRDPMEEDMLDFALAPDPVRSRLSCQLRVNDSLDGLRVDMPERQI from the coding sequence ATGGCACGCATTACCTATGTCGAATTCAACGGAACCGAACATGTGGTGGATGTGCCGACCGGCCTGACAGTGATGGAAGGCGCGCGTGATAACGGCATTCCGGGGATCGAGGCTGATTGCGGCGGTGCCTGTTCCTGCTCGACCTGTCATGTCTATGTCGATCCCGCTTGGGTCGATCAATTGCCGCAGCGCGATCCGATGGAAGAAGACATGCTCGATTTCGCGCTGGCCCCCGATCCGGTGCGCTCGCGCCTGAGCTGCCAATTGCGCGTGAACGATAGCCTTGACGGGTTGCGCGTCGATATGCCCGAGCGTCAGATCTGA
- a CDS encoding SIMPL domain-containing protein, whose translation MNHSISALATAAVLAIAAPAFADETMTVTGTGQVMLAPDMAHVSVGVSFDADTAAEAMAGMSTDLSAVMARVEAAGIQARDVQTSSIELNPRYDYPENSAPVLVGFTAASNLQLRVRDLDALGSVLDATVSDGANRVSGISFDVQDPAAAMNDARRAAVADAVAKANLFADAAGVRLGDLQNLTEQYAPVRPMPIAEGRMMAMAADSVPVAGGELTLSTSVTLVYEIKQ comes from the coding sequence ATGAACCATTCCATCTCGGCCCTTGCCACTGCTGCTGTGCTTGCCATCGCCGCGCCCGCCTTTGCAGATGAGACGATGACCGTGACCGGCACCGGTCAGGTGATGCTGGCCCCCGATATGGCGCATGTCAGCGTTGGCGTGTCGTTCGACGCCGATACCGCCGCCGAAGCCATGGCTGGGATGAGTACGGATCTGTCCGCTGTCATGGCGCGCGTCGAAGCGGCCGGGATCCAGGCGCGTGATGTGCAGACCAGCAGTATCGAATTGAACCCGCGTTACGACTATCCTGAAAACAGCGCGCCGGTGCTGGTCGGCTTTACCGCCGCATCGAACCTGCAATTGCGCGTGCGCGATCTGGATGCGCTGGGCTCGGTTCTGGATGCGACGGTCAGCGATGGCGCGAACCGCGTCTCGGGGATCAGCTTTGACGTGCAGGACCCCGCAGCCGCGATGAACGACGCCCGGCGCGCGGCTGTTGCCGATGCCGTGGCCAAGGCGAACCTGTTCGCCGATGCCGCTGGTGTGCGTCTGGGCGATCTGCAAAACCTGACCGAGCAATATGCGCCCGTCCGCCCCATGCCCATCGCCGAAGGCCGCATGATGGCGATGGCCGCCGACAGCGTGCCGGTCGCCGGCGGCGAGCTGACACTGAGCACCTCGGTCACGCTGGTCTATGAGATCAAGCAGTAA
- a CDS encoding helix-turn-helix domain-containing protein: MDTSTLPETMRATAYESVNFPMAKLQVAAGAPGFRSRRRITTLPAGSMVAIGHHSTSSLRRSLPLASGEGENLMAHLVISGECTFTPIGGQTLRCTPGWIVLDALQRQGSSEILAPGAVLVYATVPMQRLYDSVPTLRDMIRTRVPANLFWQQIILAIHKAHQDIDRGLPLDEALFEAKIIDLFIAACNASAATLGLRGRIGSNDVLRRLSQIKRSIDLHLDDDALSPDQIAAVNNISARYLRTLFATEDISFTDYVSARRLSRVYHLICDPEFIDVSITKLAQSCGFTDASWFANQFRRAYAATPSDVRAKAQIQWRAMGLISDKCAADLAVV, translated from the coding sequence TTGGACACCTCCACTCTGCCCGAGACGATGCGCGCGACGGCCTATGAATCCGTCAACTTTCCGATGGCAAAGCTGCAAGTTGCGGCGGGCGCGCCCGGATTTCGATCACGCAGACGCATCACAACGCTGCCGGCGGGCAGTATGGTCGCTATCGGCCATCACAGCACATCGTCATTGCGTCGCTCGCTGCCACTGGCCAGTGGCGAGGGTGAAAACCTGATGGCGCATCTGGTTATTAGCGGCGAATGCACCTTCACCCCGATAGGCGGGCAGACATTGCGCTGCACCCCCGGATGGATCGTGCTGGACGCGCTGCAACGACAGGGCAGTTCCGAAATTCTGGCCCCCGGTGCGGTGCTGGTCTATGCGACAGTGCCGATGCAACGGCTATATGACAGCGTACCCACGCTGCGCGATATGATCCGCACGCGTGTGCCCGCCAACCTGTTCTGGCAACAGATCATTCTGGCCATCCACAAGGCGCATCAGGACATCGACAGAGGCCTGCCGTTGGACGAAGCCCTGTTCGAGGCAAAGATCATCGACCTGTTCATCGCCGCCTGTAATGCCAGCGCCGCCACCCTTGGCCTGCGCGGACGGATCGGCAGCAATGACGTGCTACGCCGGCTGTCGCAGATCAAACGTTCGATCGATCTGCATCTGGATGATGATGCCCTATCGCCCGATCAGATCGCGGCTGTGAACAATATTTCGGCGCGCTATCTGCGCACATTATTTGCCACTGAAGATATCTCCTTCACCGACTATGTCAGCGCCCGGCGGCTGTCGCGGGTCTATCACTTGATCTGCGATCCGGAATTTATTGATGTCTCGATCACCAAATTGGCGCAAAGCTGCGGCTTTACCGATGCGTCGTGGTTTGCCAATCAGTTCCGCCGCGCCTATGCCGCGACCCCGTCCGATGTCCGTGCCAAGGCACAAATTCAATGGCGTGCGATGGGTCTAATTTCAGATAAATGCGCCGCAGATCTGGCGGTTGTCTGA
- the gndA gene encoding NADP-dependent phosphogluconate dehydrogenase has translation MQTTKADLGVLGLGVMGAMLALNFADNGKFNVGLFNRTVEKATRLKTDNPDLAERLHPSETLEDFVASLATPRVIVLMLSAGSAVDEQIAQLQPLLEDGDIVIDAGNADFNDTRRRNALYDGTGLHFVGMGVSGGESGARHGPSIMVGGSAEAWTRLKPLLEPIAAKYDGSPCIDWLGTDGAGHFVKTIHNGIEYADMQMIAEIYAILRDGAGQGAGDIGAVFADWNTRGLSSYLIEITASVLKEVDAETGKPLVDFIVDEAGQKGTGRWSVIEAQKLGIGATALEAAVAARCVSAARAMRLTAAGIYDDIPVESGVFGATAADIAELESALEIAKIVAYAQGYAVLDAASKEFGWDLPMGEIARIWRAGCIIRSVLLQDIMQAYAGGAKVENLLLVPAFADRIKAGQGALRKVVAKAAAAGIPVPALSSALAYFDDLRRARGAANLVQGQRDYFGAHTFRRLDRDGVFHHIWPEA, from the coding sequence ATGCAGACGACGAAGGCAGACCTTGGTGTCCTGGGTCTAGGTGTGATGGGCGCGATGCTGGCGCTGAATTTTGCGGATAACGGCAAGTTCAATGTTGGCCTGTTCAACCGCACCGTTGAAAAGGCGACCCGCCTGAAGACAGACAACCCGGATCTGGCAGAGCGGTTGCATCCCTCTGAAACACTTGAAGATTTCGTGGCAAGCCTTGCCACCCCCCGCGTCATCGTCCTGATGCTCAGCGCGGGCTCGGCGGTCGATGAGCAGATCGCCCAACTGCAGCCGCTGCTGGAAGATGGCGATATCGTCATCGATGCGGGCAACGCCGATTTCAACGACACCCGCCGCCGCAATGCGCTGTATGACGGCACTGGCCTGCACTTTGTCGGCATGGGCGTATCGGGCGGGGAATCGGGCGCACGCCACGGCCCGTCGATCATGGTTGGCGGCTCGGCCGAGGCATGGACGCGCCTGAAACCGCTGCTGGAACCCATCGCGGCGAAATATGACGGCAGTCCGTGTATTGATTGGTTGGGCACCGATGGCGCGGGCCATTTCGTAAAGACCATCCACAACGGCATCGAATATGCCGATATGCAGATGATTGCCGAAATCTATGCGATCCTGCGCGACGGCGCGGGCCAAGGTGCGGGCGATATCGGCGCGGTTTTTGCCGATTGGAACACGCGCGGCCTGTCGTCCTATCTGATCGAGATCACGGCAAGCGTCCTCAAAGAGGTCGATGCCGAGACCGGCAAGCCGCTGGTTGATTTCATCGTCGATGAGGCTGGTCAAAAAGGCACCGGCCGCTGGTCGGTGATCGAGGCGCAAAAGCTGGGCATCGGCGCGACCGCGCTTGAGGCGGCCGTGGCTGCCCGCTGCGTCTCGGCTGCGCGCGCCATGCGCCTGACCGCCGCTGGCATCTATGACGATATTCCGGTTGAAAGCGGCGTGTTCGGTGCGACTGCCGCCGATATCGCCGAGCTGGAATCGGCGCTGGAAATCGCGAAAATCGTCGCCTATGCGCAGGGCTACGCCGTGCTGGATGCCGCATCGAAAGAATTCGGTTGGGATCTGCCGATGGGCGAGATTGCCCGCATCTGGCGCGCGGGTTGCATCATCCGCTCGGTCCTGCTGCAGGACATCATGCAGGCCTATGCGGGCGGCGCGAAGGTTGAGAACCTGCTGCTGGTCCCCGCCTTTGCCGACCGCATCAAGGCCGGCCAAGGCGCATTGCGCAAAGTTGTCGCGAAAGCGGCGGCGGCAGGCATTCCGGTGCCGGCACTGTCCTCGGCCCTCGCCTATTTCGACGATCTGCGCCGTGCGCGCGGGGCTGCGAATCTGGTGCAAGGCCAACGCGACTATTTCGGCGCGCATACCTTCCGCCGTCTGGATCGCGACGGCGTCTTCCACCACATCTGGCCCGAAGCCTGA
- a CDS encoding GTPase produces MKPRRPISGWLMRAERLAAVGAVAIPMAAAVIFGFLYLIEHGWIWYFAMVSAALSLIAFAIRRWPRRKSARVQSPTAETGVAANPEWDARAGKAYEAATQLIDARLAAPLPWDQLQPLAIEVIEVIAAHSGDKGKSAFDFTLPEALLLTERVSSRFRADLRRHVPFSDSLSLRSVIWLWQNRDRAQALWHVGQNAWRVFRLLRNPPLAVIQEIDRAAAGGHQNMLTGEAVALLQTVLLQEVAKAAVDLYSGHLRFSDAELLALRHADAARDEGRAAAPDAPLRVVFAGQISAGKSTLINALLGDQRAETDMPPTTPGATAYSGTVAGMRATFLDLAGLDGSQKAREETRAQLMGADMVVWVLKANRPARAPDVAALRDWLEALAQDPARRMPPLVMVAAWVDALLPGDTSAALPPETVAKLSGAMREIGDEITAAVGQPLPLPIPVRGTPPAWNIETLRQTLDAHAIEGLMVQRNRVRLTPQGGAIQQELGRAWQGISTGLGLGTKLGLQRFGFGRARGQDAKDPPEG; encoded by the coding sequence ATGAAGCCTCGCCGCCCGATCAGCGGCTGGCTGATGCGTGCCGAGCGGCTGGCCGCTGTGGGCGCCGTCGCAATCCCCATGGCCGCCGCCGTCATCTTTGGCTTTTTGTATCTGATCGAACACGGCTGGATCTGGTATTTCGCCATGGTCTCGGCGGCATTGTCACTTATCGCTTTCGCCATCCGCCGTTGGCCGCGTCGCAAATCCGCGCGGGTGCAATCGCCAACCGCCGAGACAGGCGTGGCCGCGAATCCCGAATGGGACGCGCGGGCGGGCAAGGCCTATGAGGCGGCCACCCAGCTGATTGACGCGCGCCTCGCCGCCCCGCTGCCATGGGATCAACTGCAACCGCTGGCCATCGAAGTGATCGAGGTCATTGCCGCCCATTCCGGCGACAAGGGCAAAAGCGCCTTTGACTTTACCCTGCCCGAGGCCTTGCTATTGACCGAACGCGTCTCGTCGCGCTTTCGGGCCGATCTGCGCCGCCATGTGCCGTTTTCCGACAGCCTCTCGCTGCGCTCGGTGATCTGGCTGTGGCAGAACCGCGACCGTGCGCAGGCACTGTGGCACGTCGGGCAAAATGCTTGGCGCGTCTTTCGCCTGCTGCGCAACCCGCCCTTGGCCGTCATTCAGGAAATCGACCGCGCGGCGGCGGGCGGGCATCAGAATATGCTGACCGGCGAGGCTGTTGCCCTGCTGCAAACCGTGCTGCTGCAAGAGGTGGCAAAGGCAGCGGTCGATCTTTACTCGGGCCATTTGCGGTTCTCGGATGCGGAGCTGCTGGCGCTGCGCCACGCCGACGCCGCCCGGGACGAGGGGCGTGCCGCCGCACCCGACGCCCCATTGCGTGTGGTATTCGCCGGGCAAATCAGTGCCGGAAAATCGACACTGATCAATGCGTTGCTGGGCGATCAGCGGGCGGAAACCGATATGCCGCCCACGACACCGGGCGCAACCGCCTATAGCGGCACCGTGGCCGGAATGCGGGCGACCTTTCTTGATCTTGCGGGCCTTGATGGCAGCCAAAAGGCCCGCGAGGAGACCCGCGCGCAGCTCATGGGCGCGGATATGGTGGTCTGGGTGCTAAAGGCCAACCGCCCCGCGCGCGCACCCGATGTTGCGGCCCTGCGCGATTGGCTGGAGGCGCTGGCACAGGACCCGGCGCGCCGGATGCCGCCGCTTGTCATGGTCGCCGCATGGGTCGATGCGCTGCTGCCCGGTGACACCAGCGCCGCCTTGCCGCCCGAGACGGTGGCAAAACTATCGGGTGCCATGCGCGAGATCGGCGATGAAATCACCGCCGCCGTCGGCCAGCCGCTGCCCCTGCCCATTCCGGTGCGCGGCACGCCCCCTGCATGGAATATCGAAACTCTGCGCCAGACCCTTGATGCCCATGCGATTGAAGGGCTAATGGTGCAGCGCAATCGCGTGCGCTTGACGCCTCAGGGCGGCGCCATCCAGCAAGAGCTGGGCCGGGCGTGGCAGGGGATCAGCACCGGGCTTGGCTTGGGGACAAAGCTGGGGCTGCAACGCTTTGGCTTTGGCCGCGCGCGCGGCCAAGATGCAAAAGACCCCCCCGAGGGGTAA